The Rhododendron vialii isolate Sample 1 chromosome 8a, ASM3025357v1 genome has a window encoding:
- the LOC131335428 gene encoding probable polygalacturonase At3g15720, which produces MHKGQICTLITFLCFQGAKCSGPSALAFTRCDDLILNGLTHINSPRSHISIKNCKGVIISNLHIIAPQTSPNTDGIDISGSSFVIIRNCTIGTGKCIQISLDFLLWSFAVLGYL; this is translated from the exons ATGCACAAAGGTCAAATCTGCACTCTTATCACATTTCTATGTTTTCAGGGTGCCAAATGCAGTGGACCAAGT GCATTGGCATTTACTAGATGTGATGATCTTATACTCAATGGATTGACCCATATCAACAGCCCAAGAAGCCATATAAGCATAAAGAATTGCAAGGGTGTAATCATCTCTAACCTTCACATAATAGCCCCTCAAACAAGCCCTAATACTGATGGAATTGACATCTCCGGCTCGAGCTTTGTTATAATCCGTAACTGCACCATTGGAACAGGTAAGTGCATACAAATTTCTCTTGATTTTCTTCTCTGGTCTTTTGCTGTTTTGGGTTATTTATGA
- the LOC131335429 gene encoding DCC family protein At1g52590, chloroplastic — protein sequence MALVVPVVCAGKAVSLPAHVSSRRRVATSFVTFATLSPVRGGEAAVDWVEATSNFFEKDTRPIMLFDGVCNLCNGGVKFVCDNDRNRNIRFEALQSEAGKKLLRRSGRAPDDISSVVLVEKERSFIKSEAVLKIMEYINLPFPQLALFLQFIPLFIRDFVYDNVANNRYAFFGRSEACEI from the exons ATGGCGCTCGTTGTACCCGTCGTGTGCGCAGGAAAGGCCGTGTCACTTCCCGCGCACGTTAGCAGTCGCCGCCGAGTCGCTACCTCTTTTGTTACTTTCGCCACTCTGTCACCAGTCCGTGGAGGCGAAGCGGCGGTGGATTGGGTGGAGGCGACGTCCAACTTCTTCGAGAAAGATACTCGGCCTATTATGCTATTCGACG GTGTATGCAACTTGTGTAATGGAGGCGTGAAGTTTGTTTGTGATAATGATAGAAACAG GAATATAAGATTTGAAGCTCTACAGAGTGAAGCAGGCAAGAAACTGCTAAGGAGATCTGGAAGAGCTCCTGATGATATATCAAGTGTTGTACTTGTTGAAAAGGAAAG ATCATTTATCAAGTCAGAGGCGGTACTGAAGATCATGGAGTACATCAATTTACCCTTTCCTCAGCTGGCACTTTTTCTGCAGTTTATACCTCT TTTCATACGTGACTTTGTATACGACAATGTTGCAAACAATCGTTATGCATTCTTTGGTCGCTCGGAGGCATGTGAAATATAG